From a single Centropristis striata isolate RG_2023a ecotype Rhode Island chromosome 14, C.striata_1.0, whole genome shotgun sequence genomic region:
- the olah gene encoding S-acyl fatty acid synthase thioesterase, medium chain: MEKVISCFKKSPDAVARLVCFPWAGGGSMHYARWGNVLSSSIEVFAVKLPGRESRAKEPFFQSMQQIVDEVIGVLLPALKEKPFALFGHSFGAFTSFAVADALKRQHNLEPVHIFLSGASAPYSETRIKAPKRSELSDDDFLKWMISIGGTPPELLANPEVLKLFLPALKADLHVVENYRCNQPDSPLLSCPVTCFDGKEDIPHDLQAWKSITSGDFTVRMFDGSHFYLKDSGNERIILDYITKQVETSEMDYL; encoded by the exons ATGGAAAAGGTGATCAGCTGCTTTAAGAAGAGTCCGGATGCTGTGGCCAGGCTCGTCTGCTTCCCCTGGGCAGGTGGAGGCTCCATGCACTATGCACGCTGGGGAAACGTCCTCAGCAGCTCCATAGAAG TGTTTGCTGTCAAGCTTCCAGGCAGAGAGAGTCGAGCAAAAGAGCCGTTCTTTCAGAGCATGCAGCAGATCGTGGACGAGGTGATCGGTGTGTTGTTACCGGCGCTGAAAGAGAAGCCGTTTGCTCTGTTTGGACACAG TTTCGGTGCATTCACCAGTTTCGCCGTGGCCGATGCTCTGAAGAGACAGCACAACCTGGAACCGGTTCACATCTTCCTCTCTGGTGCCTCTGCACCTTAT TCAGAGACGCGTATCAAAGCCCCAAAGAGAAGCGAGTTATCTGACGACGATTTTCTCAAGTGGATGATTTCGATCGGAGGAACTCCTCCAGAGCTGCTGGCGAACCCTGAGGTCCTGAAGCTCTTCCTTCCTGCGCTGAAGGCCGACCTGCACGTTGTGGAGAACTACAG GTGCAACCAGCCAGACAGTCCGCTCCTCTCCTGCCCCGTCACGTGTTTTGATGGAAAGGAGGACATTCCTCACGACTTACAAG ctTGGAAAAGCATCACGTCAGGTGATTTCACTGTCAGGATGTTCGATGGATCTCATTTCTACCTGAAGGATTCTGGAAATGAAAGGATTATATTGGACTACATCACAAAGCAGGTGGAAACATCAGAAATGGACTATTTATAA